One genomic window of Dermacentor andersoni chromosome 8, qqDerAnde1_hic_scaffold, whole genome shotgun sequence includes the following:
- the LOC126529042 gene encoding ADP-ribosylation factor-like protein 4C, with protein MGSAMGKGAASLLDSLPPNQSLHVVMLGLDSAGKTTALYRLKFDQYLNTVPTIGFNCEKIKGTSGRAKGTSFLIWDVGGQDKLRPLWRSYTRCTDGVVFVLDSVDEERMEEARLELQRVARENPGVPLLVLANKQDLPGAKEPRVIERLLGLHELSASHLWHVQPACAIIGEGLDDGLERLYDMIVRRRRLAKQAKRKPRS; from the coding sequence ATGGGCTCGGCGATGGGCAAGGGCGCCGCCTCGCTGCTGGACAGCCTGCCGCCCAACCAGTCGCTTCACGTCGTGATGCTGGGCCTCGACTCCGCGGGCAAGACCACCGCTCTGTACAGGCTGAAGTTCGACCAGTATCTCAACACGGTGCCCACGATCGGCTTCAACTGCGAGAAGATCAAGGGGACTTCGGGACGCGCCAAGGGCACCAGCTTCCTCATCTGGGACGTGGGAGGTCAGGACAAACTGCGCCCGCTCTGGCGCTCCTACACCCGCTGTACCGACGGCGTCGTGTTCGTGCTCGACTCGGTCGACGAGGAGCGCATGGAAGAAGCACGCCTCGAGCTGCAGCGCGTGGCGCGCGAGAACCCGGGCGTGCCTCTCCTAGTGCTAGCCAACAAGCAGGACCTGCCCGGTGCCAAGGAGCCGCGCGTCATCGAGCGATTGCTCGGCCTGCACGAACTGTCAGCCAGTCACCTGTGGCACGTACAGCCGGCCTGCGCCATCATCGGCGAAGGACTGGACGACGGCCTCGAGCGACTCTACGACATGATCGTGCGTCGACGGCGCCTTGCCAAGCAGGCAAAGCGCAAGCCGCggtcctaa